The Trichoderma atroviride chromosome 5, complete sequence genome contains a region encoding:
- a CDS encoding uncharacterized protein (EggNog:ENOG41~TransMembrane:4 (i12-32o52-73i115-136o488-509i)) — translation MPRPKTSWVVPGLMVGNLICGILMAVGHHFFYMSLNKQTVGTQNQQEWNARIGTGMAFCVRMFLTAAAGLAYVQVLWRTLKAREANLSGIDAMFDVVTNPFSFLNWQLWKRGFELVVLAGILWAIPIIAVFTPATLTIQQAETLASSIHRISLPLVNFSSPFVFTRYTNSPVDFGPSGPSIALARLMSSVAAQGAVLPLAMPFSDAPKVSYTLRFHGPSVSCGPLGGSSSFRDEYDEIYRYAINHEGNTEMVYVGFVPQLGDNLDTDTSYEQQALLGLQIATNASVSQDEIPTADTVSTDHCRVFVIGTPYAPIETYSASRHTIECGLYNSTYEAQFTFANGTQEIDVQLMERGNGISEFDERQYPPNVYQLAATYIMRGLNDVVLGIIRRNEGVLYSTSQVMSSAFMQARELQPMLISSSWGNIVSDPSNPPTDIALTQIMEQFVANVTVSLFSNQYFLNDESVPNMGNVTVWNTMNNYVYIPRNLYIAYGTGIFATLVVVAIGLFCINKASQSYGKSFSTILRTTRNAELSRLINVSDTSGAEPLPKHLADTRLKFWVGRIEDDETAPVYSAFILAQDKAPSYENLTTVSQSVSESTPSL, via the exons ATGCCGCGCCCCAAGACGTCTTGGGTCGTGCCCGGTTTGATGGTCGGAAATCTCATTTGCGGCATATTGATGGCAGTTGGACATCATTTCTTCTACATGTCTCTTAACAAACAGACTGTCGGCACCCAAAACCAACAAGAATGGAATGCCCGTATTGGTACCGGCATGGCCTTTTGTGTCAGGATGTTTCTAACGGCTGCCGCTGGCCTTGCTTATGTACAAGTGCTTTGGAGGACACTCAAAGCCCGGGAGGCCAATCTAAGTGGCATTGACGCCATGTTTGACGTGGTTACCAatcccttctcctttttgaaCTGGCAACTATGGAAGAGGGGCTTTGAACTCGTTGTGTTGGCTGGAATTCTATG GGCCATCCCAATCATAGCAGTGTTCACTCCGGCGACCTTGACAATCCAACAGGCCGagactttggcttcttcaatACACCGCATATCTTTGCCTCTGGTGAACTTTTCTTCGCCCTTCGTGTTCACAAGGTATACAAACAGTCCAGTGGATTTTGGACCTAGTGGGCCATCGATTGCCCTGGCCAGACTCATGTCCTCTGTCGCCGCACAAGGCGCTGTTCTTcctttggcgatgccattTTCCGACGCTCCCAAAGTCTCTTACACCCTGCGCTTTCACGGCCCTTCAGTTTCATGCGGGCCTCTTGGAGgcagcagctcttttcgCGATGAGTACGATGAGATCTATAGATACGCCATAAACCACGAAGGCAATACCGAAATGGTGTATGTTGGATTCGTCCCTCAGCTAGGCGATAACTTGGATACGGACACTTCATATGAACAACAGGCATTACTTGGCCTGCAAATCGCGACCAATGCGTCAGTCTCACAGGACGAGATCCCCACGGCAGACACGGTTTCCACGGATCACTGTCGCGTCTTTGTCATTGGCACACCCTACGCGCCTATCGAGACGTATTCGGCCTCACGACATACAATCGAATGTGGCCTGTATAATTCAACTTATGAAGCCCAGTTCACATTTGCCAACGGCACTCAGGAAATCGACGTTCAGCTGATGGAACGGGGTAATGGCATCTCGGAGTTTGATGAGCGGCAATACCCGCCGAACGTATACCAGCTCGCCGCAACATACATCATGCGTGGCTTGAACGATGTAGTGCTGGGAATCATTCGCAGAAACGAGGGTGTCTTGTATTCCACCTCTCAGGTCATGTCCTCTGCTTTTATGCAGGCTCGTGAACTGCAGCCAAtgttgatttcttcttcgtggGGCAACATTGTTTCAGACCCATCCAATCCGCCAACTGACATAGCGTTGACACAAATTATGGAACAATTCGTCGCAAATGTGACAGTTAGCCTCTTCTCAAATCAATATTTCCT CAATGACGAGTCCGTGCCGAATATGGGCAATGTTACTGTATGGAACACCATGAACAATTATGTGTACATTCCACGTAATCTGTATATTGCTTACGGAACCGGCATATTCGCAACACTAGTAGTTGTTGCTATCGGACTCTTTTGCATAAACAAGGCCTCGCAGTCCTATGGCAAATCATTCTCCACCATTTTGCGCACAACACGAAACGCAGAGCTGAGTCGACTCATAAATGTGAGCGATACAAGCGGAGCTGAGCCGCTACCCAAACATCTGGCCGATACAAGACTGAAGTTTTGGGTCGGCCGTATTGAGGACGATGAGACGGCTCCCGTCTACAGTGCTTTTATATTGGCGCAAGACAAGGCGCCGTCTTACGAGAATTTGACGACCGTTTCGCAGAGCGTGTCTGAGAGCACGCCATCGTTATAG
- a CDS encoding uncharacterized protein (EggNog:ENOG41~SECRETED:SignalP(1-16)~CAZy:GH93), which yields MFYKPLFLLFSLPVRGSPAKSPSLRPWSTYDQKVIFQPDNSHAVIYPRLAELSDGTILATSAYSGDHPPHFPIFASENGGATWEWRSNLTDQVNGLGFGSQPALAELTFDLGHFKAGTVLASGNSAGANGTNIDLYASFNKGKTWEFVSNVARGSAPSTQNGNPCIWEPFILPFNNTVGVFYSDQRDPLHGQKLSHQESTDLEHWGDVINDVAYPLYTDRPGMTVIDYVPPLKKWIFVHEFPGGDSWSGAGYPVYYRLSDSPFDFRYAYGYPIVVNGVQPSSSPYVVWTPEGGINGTIIVSDADHQSVFTNRANGQPDQWEEHNTPQPKAYSRALHIFKKYPNHLMILGAGNYQGVDPLEQISHCMQALWT from the exons ATGTTTTACAAACcactttttctcctcttttctcttccagtCAGAGGCTCACCTGCAAAATCGCCGAGCCTCAGACCATGGAGTACCTATGATCAAAAGGTCATATTTCAGCCAGATAACAGCCACGCCGTCATCTATCCAAGACTGGCTGAACTCTCTGATGGCACTATTCTTGCAACATCGGCATATTCTGGAGACCACCCACCGCATTTTCCTATATTTGCCAGTGAGAATGGTGGCGCGACGTGGGAATGGCGAAGCAATTTGACAGACCAAGTCAATGGCTTAGGCTTTGGGTCTCAGCCTGCTTTGGCCGAACTTACTTTTGACCTTGGACACTTCAAAGCTGGAACTGTGCTCGCGAGCGGGAACAGCGCTGGCGCCAATGGCACAAACATTGACTTATAcgccagcttcaacaagggCAAGACATGGGAGTTTGTCAGCAATGTTGCTAGAGGAAGCGCTCCGAGCACGCAGAACGGAAACCCTTGCATCTGGGAACCTTTTATCCT CCCATTTAACAATACCGTGGGCGTATTTTATTCTGACCAGAGAGATCCCCTGCATGGGCAGAAGCTTTCTCATCAAGAGTCGACAGATCTTGAACATTGGGGCGATGTTATCAACGATGTCGCCTATCCTCTTTACACTGATCGTCCTGGAATGACCGTCATTGACTACGTCCCGCCTCTAAAGAAATGGATCTTCGTTCACGAATTCCCAGGTGGTGACTCGTGGTCTGGTGCAGGATACCCCGTTTACTACAGGCTTTCTGACAGTCCCTTTGACTTCCGATATGCCTATGGCTATCCCATTGTTGTCAATGGCGtgcagcccagcagcagtcCATATGTTGTGTGGACGCCAGAGGGTGGCATCAACGGCACCATCATCGTGTCTGATGCCGACCATCAAAGCGTCTTTACGAATCGGGCAAACGGTCAACCAGATCAATGGGAAGAACACAATACTCCTCAGCCAAAAGCTTACAGCCGCGCCCTCCAcatttttaaaaagtatcCCAATCACTTGATGATCCTCGGTGCAGGTAATTACCAGGGCGTGGACCCCCTGGAACAAATAAGCCACTGTATGCAAGCGTTGTGGACGTGA